From one Microlunatus sp. Gsoil 973 genomic stretch:
- a CDS encoding Lsr2 family protein has protein sequence MAHRVTAVLVDDLDGYSTAVETVYFALDGVAYEIDLSAEHADELRECLRPWQERGRVVPRNRRQRRSRDIRAPSSPRSMTRVDRAHAQAIRTWAVANGLRISARGKIPDAVHRAFEEAHASA, from the coding sequence ATGGCTCACCGGGTCACTGCCGTATTGGTAGATGATCTTGATGGTTACAGCACCGCTGTTGAGACCGTGTACTTTGCATTGGACGGCGTGGCCTACGAGATCGATCTGTCGGCCGAGCATGCCGACGAGCTTCGCGAGTGTCTGCGTCCGTGGCAAGAACGCGGCCGCGTTGTGCCGAGAAATCGACGGCAGCGGCGCAGCCGCGACATCAGGGCGCCGTCATCACCGCGGTCGATGACCAGGGTGGACCGTGCACACGCTCAGGCCATCAGGACTTGGGCAGTCGCCAACGGGCTGCGGATCTCCGCGCGGGGCAAGATCCCCGATGCCGTGCATCGGGCCTTCGAAGAGGCGCATGCCAGTGCCTGA
- a CDS encoding M81 family metallopeptidase, which translates to MSDTPLASQIWCGPLPDLEAGGLERPRIGIGGMSIEASTYSPHISGVEAFAVRRGDDLLGYYPFFTGRRDDILGAADWVPLVHARSLPGGAVDPEFYQWVKRELITAVDEAVAADGPFDGFYFDIHGAMSVIGMTDAEGDLATALREALGPDTLMTTSMDLHGNVSRALLDATDLITCYRMAPHEDAMNTKERAVYNLLTRLRADTGSDPEARRPYKAWRQVPVLLPGEKTSTRLEPARSIYAEVPKTEAMDGVLDAAIWVGYAWADEPRNQCAVVVTGDDQEVIAQQAERLARLYWDARKDFVFVADALPLDKALDAALADDAPRPYFISDSGDNPTAGGTGDVSWTLGELLQRPEFSGTDRTVIHASIFDPAAVAAAVAAGVGGTVEVQVGGHADSGPRGPVPMTAEVFSITEGDPTAGTQVVLRSGAVHEIVTERRKPFHKINDFTSLGLDPLHADIVVVKIGYLEPQLYEAAAGWKLGLTPGGVDQDLLRLPHTRLQPGVYPFEDVATDPDLTPVVTRR; encoded by the coding sequence ATGTCTGATACGCCCCTCGCTTCCCAGATCTGGTGCGGCCCGTTGCCGGACCTCGAAGCCGGTGGCCTGGAACGTCCCCGGATCGGCATCGGCGGCATGTCGATCGAGGCCAGCACCTACTCCCCCCACATCAGCGGTGTCGAGGCCTTCGCCGTCCGGCGCGGCGATGACCTGCTGGGCTATTATCCGTTCTTCACCGGACGCCGGGACGACATCCTCGGCGCGGCCGACTGGGTGCCGTTGGTGCATGCGCGCTCATTGCCCGGAGGCGCGGTCGATCCCGAGTTCTATCAATGGGTCAAGCGTGAGCTGATCACCGCGGTCGACGAGGCGGTCGCCGCGGACGGGCCGTTCGACGGCTTCTATTTCGACATCCACGGCGCGATGAGCGTCATCGGGATGACCGACGCCGAGGGCGATCTTGCCACTGCGCTGCGTGAGGCGCTCGGCCCGGACACACTGATGACCACCTCGATGGACCTGCACGGCAATGTGTCGCGCGCGTTGCTGGATGCCACCGATCTGATCACCTGCTACCGGATGGCCCCGCACGAGGACGCCATGAACACCAAGGAGCGGGCGGTCTACAACCTGCTGACCCGCCTGCGGGCCGACACCGGTTCGGATCCTGAGGCCCGGCGGCCGTACAAGGCCTGGCGTCAGGTCCCGGTGTTGCTGCCCGGCGAGAAGACCAGCACCCGGTTGGAACCGGCGCGGAGCATCTATGCAGAGGTGCCGAAGACCGAGGCGATGGACGGTGTGCTTGATGCCGCCATCTGGGTCGGGTACGCCTGGGCGGACGAGCCGCGCAACCAATGCGCCGTGGTCGTCACCGGTGATGATCAGGAAGTCATCGCCCAGCAGGCCGAACGGCTCGCGAGGCTGTATTGGGATGCGCGCAAGGATTTCGTCTTCGTTGCCGATGCGCTGCCGTTGGACAAGGCACTGGATGCCGCGCTGGCCGATGACGCGCCGCGGCCGTACTTCATCTCTGACTCCGGCGACAACCCGACCGCGGGTGGCACCGGTGACGTCTCCTGGACACTGGGCGAACTGCTGCAGCGGCCAGAATTCTCCGGGACGGATCGCACTGTGATCCATGCATCGATCTTCGATCCAGCGGCCGTCGCAGCGGCGGTGGCCGCCGGGGTCGGCGGTACGGTCGAGGTGCAGGTCGGCGGTCACGCGGACAGCGGGCCACGCGGACCGGTGCCGATGACCGCCGAGGTGTTCTCCATTACCGAGGGCGATCCGACCGCAGGCACCCAGGTCGTGCTGCGGTCCGGTGCGGTGCACGAGATCGTGACCGAGCGTCGCAAGCCGTTCCACAAGATCAATGACTTCACCTCCCTGGGTCTGGATCCGCTGCACGCCGACATCGTGGTCGTCAAGATCGGCTACCTGGAACCCCAGTTGTACGAAGCCGCCGCAGGATGGAAGCTCGGGCTGACACCGGGCGGCGTTGATCAGGACCTGCTCCGGCTGCCGCACACCCGTCTGCAGCCCGGCGTGTATCCCTTCGAAGACGTCGCAACGGATCCGGACCTGACGCCTGTGGTTACCCGCCGCTAG
- a CDS encoding protealysin inhibitor emfourin → MTCSIIPSYLLRRIAETAERTPHPCENTLRVDDRIRRGRPRRPEAAGMSSDQPGPRSIAPETITQQADAKRQIYTADNTENLPGTLARRDTDPETGDAAVDEAWTSSAQIWDLYADVFDRESVDGRGSTVTVTVHYGQDYDNAFWDGSQLVFGDGDGEIFERFTKPMDVMGHEFTHGVTEDSAGLSYDGQPGALNESISDVFASICKQRVNQEAAEEADWLIGAGLFAPGVNARALRSMKEPGTAYDDPRLGKDPQVASMADYVDTTDDNGGVHINSGIPNHAFYLAATKLGGNSWEQAGPIWYQALTGGAVSTDTDFAGFATATVKAAEALYPDSPSVAQSISEAWAEVGVLGKTDDTNRPPRPRSRTVAISRSGGFAGVTRTAEVDLDSDVGRRISQLLDRVDFDDFTPAAPTPGRPDRFVYRLSYGDLQLTVGEQDVPPELGEAIKIAFSRSPGSGPVPGEQAGPAAGNAQRRQPPGVGTSLGR, encoded by the coding sequence ATGACGTGTTCGATCATCCCCTCGTATCTGCTGCGGCGCATCGCCGAAACCGCTGAACGCACACCCCATCCCTGCGAAAACACCCTGCGGGTCGACGACCGGATCCGTCGCGGCCGGCCACGGCGGCCCGAGGCCGCCGGCATGTCGTCGGACCAACCGGGACCGCGGAGCATCGCACCGGAGACCATCACCCAGCAGGCCGACGCCAAGCGCCAGATCTACACCGCCGACAACACCGAGAACCTGCCCGGGACACTGGCGCGTCGGGACACAGATCCGGAAACCGGGGACGCCGCAGTCGACGAAGCCTGGACATCATCGGCACAGATCTGGGATCTCTATGCCGACGTCTTCGACCGCGAGTCGGTCGACGGCAGGGGGTCGACGGTCACGGTGACCGTCCATTATGGGCAGGACTACGACAACGCGTTCTGGGACGGCAGCCAGCTGGTCTTCGGCGACGGCGACGGGGAGATCTTCGAGCGGTTCACCAAGCCGATGGACGTCATGGGCCACGAGTTCACCCACGGCGTCACCGAGGACTCCGCCGGCTTGTCGTACGACGGTCAGCCCGGAGCACTCAACGAAAGCATCTCCGACGTCTTCGCCTCGATCTGCAAACAGCGGGTCAACCAGGAGGCCGCGGAGGAGGCGGATTGGTTGATCGGCGCAGGCCTCTTCGCACCTGGCGTCAACGCGCGCGCCCTGCGTTCGATGAAGGAGCCGGGCACCGCCTACGACGATCCCCGACTCGGCAAGGACCCCCAAGTCGCGTCGATGGCTGACTACGTCGACACCACCGATGACAACGGTGGTGTCCACATCAACTCAGGCATCCCCAACCACGCGTTCTATCTGGCTGCCACCAAGCTGGGCGGCAACAGCTGGGAGCAGGCCGGCCCGATCTGGTACCAGGCGCTGACCGGGGGCGCAGTTTCGACCGACACCGACTTCGCCGGCTTCGCGACGGCCACCGTCAAGGCCGCCGAGGCGCTCTACCCCGACTCGCCGTCCGTCGCCCAGAGCATCTCCGAGGCCTGGGCCGAGGTGGGTGTGCTCGGCAAGACTGATGACACGAACCGGCCACCGCGTCCCAGGTCCCGGACGGTCGCCATCTCGCGCAGCGGCGGCTTCGCCGGGGTGACCCGCACAGCGGAGGTCGATCTCGATTCCGACGTCGGGCGCCGGATCAGTCAGCTGCTGGACCGGGTGGATTTCGACGACTTCACCCCGGCCGCGCCGACACCGGGCCGGCCCGACCGGTTCGTCTACCGTCTCAGCTATGGCGATCTGCAACTGACGGTCGGCGAGCAAGACGTGCCGCCGGAACTCGGCGAGGCGATCAAGATCGCGTTCAGCCGCTCGCCGGGAAGCGGGCCGGTGCCGGGTGAGCAGGCCGGGCCAGCGGCCGGCAATGCGCAGCGACGGCAACCACCCGGCGTGGGTACGAGCCTGGGCCGATAG